ACAGGCGACCTCTCGCGTGGCCAGCCGCAGTGTGTACTTCCGTCCTTTTTCCAGCGGGCGCCTCCCCATCCAGAACAAATTCACTCGGATAGCCGTCGACACCAGGGGAACCGAATCCCGGTGCGACGCGATCTCTCCGCGCTCCACGAAAATTTGCTCGTCGAGGGTAATCCCGACCGACTGTCCGGCTTGGGCCTCACTCGTCGGCGGATCGACATTGAATCCCTCGATCGATTGCACAATCGCCGTTTTGTTGGACGGGGAAAAGACCAGATGATCGCCGACCTTCAGACGGCCTGCAGTAATACGTCCCGCTAAAATCCGTCGTGCATCGAACTTGTACACATCCTGCAGGGGAAACCGGAGGGGCTGCTCGGAACGCACTTGCTCTTTTTTGAAGAGCGCGAGGGTATCCAACACCGTGGGACCTTGATACCAATTCATGTGGCGGCTGCGCACCGCAATGTTGTCACCCATCTTGGCGCTGACGGGGATCATCTGTTGCGGCACGGCCCGAAACTGCCCGAGAAACTCCCGATATTCCTTTTCGATTCCGTCAAACACATCCTGACGATACCCCACCAGATCCATTTTGTTGACGACGACCGCAAACTGCGTCACCCCCAACAGGGACAGCAGATATCCGTGTTTCTTGGACTGTTCGCGCACACCCTCCACGGCATCGATCAACAACAGCGCCGCCTCGGCACGAGCAGCGCCGGAGATCATGTTTTTCAGGAACTCTTTATGCCCCGGGGCATCAATGATGATGTACTGCCGTTCGTTCCAAATGAAAAACGTGCGCGCGGTATCGATCGTAATGCCCTGCTCTTGCTCTTCCAAGAAGGCATCGAACAGGAATGCATATTCGAATTCCTTGCCCTGCTGGCGGCAGATGGCCTGCACCTTTTCCAGCTTGCCTTCCGGCAACGAGCCGGTATCGGCATAGAGACGGCCCACTAACGTGGATTTCCCGTGGTCCACATGCCCCACGATGACGATGTTCAGACTCTCCTGCGGCTTACCTTGATCATGCTGTGTCATAGCGTTTCTCGTTCAAGAAAACTTCGGTTGCTGGATGGTCCTCACCAATACGTGCCGGCAAAGAGGCAGGCTCGCGCCGGCCTCACATGTAGCCCTTTTTACGAAGCATCTCCATGCCTCGCCCTGCATCCTGCGCACGACCGGCCCGCTCGGCCACAGTGCTCTTGCGCAGCTCGACAATAATCTCGTCCACCGTCTTTGCCGTCGACTTGATGGGGGTGGTGCAGGGAGCGCAGCCCAGGCTGCGATACCGTGTGCCATCTCCCCTGTCGAGATAGAGATCCATGAAGGGAATGTTCTCGTGTTTGATGTATTCCCAGATGTTGATCTCGGTCCAATCGAGAAGTGGGTGGATGCGAATGTGTGTCCCCGGCGGGAAGGTCGTCTTGAACTGATCCCACAATTCCGGCGGCTGATCGCGAAAATCCCAATCACCGTGTTTGTCGCGGGGCGAAAAGTACCGCTCCTTGGCCCTGGTACTGTCTTCATCCGCACGAACACCGAGGATGATGCCGGTATAGCCTTTTTCCTCGACCAGATTCTTCATCGCCGTGGTCTTCAACGCCGTACAGCAGACGTCGCGACCCAGCGTATGGTTCATCCCGGCGGCCAGCGCCTCTTTGTTTTGGCCCACCACGAGATTCAGCCGCCATTCACGGGCAATCCGGTCACGATATTCAATCATGGCCGGAATTTTATAGCTCGTGTCCACGTGCAAGAGGGGAAACGGCACGTGTCCGAAGAAGGCCTTGCGAGCCAGCCACAGCAGCACCGTTGAATCCTTCCCCATCGACCAGAGCATGGCGAGGTGATTGAAATGTTTATAGGCTTCGCGAAGGATATAGACGCTTTGGTCTTCAAGTTGACGTAAGTGCTTCATGGTTCCACTCTTCTTATTGTGCCGACATGCCGACCTTCGGCGCGGTTCCGGCGCCGACACTGAGCGCCGCCAGCTTCGCCTTGGCCTGCCCGGACTCGAGCGCGTGCCGAGCGGTGGCCAGATTTCCCGCAATCGATGTCCCCTTGCCCGCCGCGTACAACAGCATAGCCGCATTGAGCAACACCCAGTCGCGTTGTCCGCCCTGTATCTCATTAGCCATCAATCGCTTGATCAGATCTGCTTCACGCTCCCGTTGCTCGGCAGGAAACCCTGCCATTTCCCTGAACGTGGCCATAGTCAGCCCCGCATCCTTGGGCTGGAAGATGAATGGCGTAATGCGCTCGCCCTTGAGCTCCAACAGACGCGTCGTATTCCCGATCGACAGTTCCGGATCGCCCTCGACCCCGCGGATCACCAGCGCGCGCGGACAGCTCAGCATGCGCAAGGCTTCGACCGTCTTTTCGAAATAGGGCGGATGCGATAGGCCGATTACCTGCGAAGCGGCGCGAGCGGGATTGAGCATCCTCGCCACCGGATGGAAGAAATTGCGCACACCCAATTCCTGTCGCATCTCAAGGAACCGGCTGACCGGCGGGTGATAGAGCGCCAGATCCAGGTACGCGACGCCGGTTCGTTCCAATTCCGGCCCGACAAGCTTGGCGGTGAGATCAACCGGAATTCCCAACAGCTTCAGCACCGACGAGACACCCTGTCGGTCGGGAGGACCGTCCACACCATGGAGCAACAACACCGCTCCCGCTGCGGCCGCGACGATGGCAGCAGGTACGATGGCGTGGAACGTCTCCCGCTTACCCGCATAGACAGGAACATCGACGACTCCAAGTCCGGCACGGACCGGCACGGGCGGCACATATTGCCGCGCGGTGGCCGTGAACGCCGCCAGCTCCGTCACAGATTCCGACTTGAAGCGCATGGCCGTGAGGAACGCCCCGACCTGCGCCGGTGTGGCCGTCCCTTCGATCATCAACCGCATGGCCTGCTTGGCTTCTTCCCAGGTGAGATCTTTGGACGTTTTTGGGCCCTTGGCGACTTTGGCGAGCAGATGTTGCATGGATCGTTGGTAACCTTCTCAATGTCAGGGTGACGATGATGTTATTTGTGCAGCCCGCATTCGGTCTTGCCGAAATTCTTCCACCGGCCAGAACGCGGATCGTCGCCCGGAAGGACAGGCGCGGTGCAATGGGTGCAGCCGATGCTGGGGTAGTTACGGTCGTGGAGCCTGTTGTACGGGACTTCGTGGAGCTGGAGGTACATCCAGACTTGCTCGCTGGTCCAGCGGGCCAGCGGATTGATCTTGATTAAGTTGAATTTCTTATCCCACTCGATCAATCCGGCATTGGCCCGCGTCGGAGCTTGATCTCTCCTGATGCCGGTGATCCACGCGCCGTATTGCGCCAAGACGCGGGTCAGCGGTTCTATCTTTCTGATTTCGCAGCATTGATCGGGCTTGCTCGCCCAAAGCGCGTCGCCATGCTGCGCCCCCTGCTGCTCGGGCGTCAACAGAGGCTTCATCTGAATGACCTGGGCGGGCTTCAATCCGTACCGCGCAATAATGCGATCGCGCACCTCGAGCGTTTCGGGGAACAAAAAGTCGGTATCGAGGTAAAACAACGGCGTTTCGGGATCGATTCGATGCACCATATCCACGAGCGCGACATCCTCTGCCCCGAAGCTACAGGCCAGCACAATCCGTTGCCGGTACACCTTCAATGCGTATTCCAGCACCTCCCACGGTTGCTTGGCCTCGAAGGAATCGCTCAGCGATTTCAGCTCGTCATCCGCCGGACGATTGACCACGGATTGACCGGTCTTCAATTCTGCCACGATGTTTCCTACTCCTCGACCTTTTCCACTAGAATTTTGAAATGGGTCGCCTCAGGCTCCAACGGTCCCTCTTCGAGAATCTTGTGCCCGTCGTTCCGCAAACTCATCGGAACATTCCGGATCGGCTCTCCGGCGTCGAGCCACACTTCGAGGCGCTCGCCATTGTCCATCATCTCGAGCTTGAGTTTGGTCTTCACATAGTTCATCGGGCAGGCAACGCCGCGCAAGTCGTACACCGGCGCTGTTGAAACCGACGCGGCCGGCGCCGCACTCGGAGTCGGGGTCGGCAACACCTCTTCTTTGACTTGGGCCAATTTGAGATCCTTTCCCATCTGTTCCGTGGCCGCCCGGCAGACCGCAAGAAACCGTTTGGCAAAAGCCATTTTCTCCGTGGCCTCCTCGGCGGTCGCGTCCTTTGATCCGAGATCGCCGACCTGTGCGCCGAGATTAGCGTAACTGGTCGGCACAATGCCCTTGCTCGCCAGGCGCTGGTCGAACTCCTGGAACGTGTCCGCGTCGGTTGCCGGATCCAGCCCCTCGGTCACCAAGAGCCCCTTGGCCGCAGCCAACACGGCTCGATACGATTTATTCACCGACAGGGCATATTGATGTTTCTCGACCAGCAGTTTGGCCTGATACAGTTCCTGATCCGCTTCCAACATGCGGTCATCGATCATCTCCAGGGCACCACCCGCGCACTCGCCGGGCCCCAGATCCTCCAGCACAAATTCCGCTTCACCTTCCCAATCGTAGTAATAGGTCGGATCCTGCTCATAGGGCGGCACAAACGTATAGGGGATCAGTTCGTCCTTGAGGACATGTTTCCCTACCCGGCCGATAAACGACTGCAGACTCTCGCCGGTCGTGCGATCGCGTCGATACACGTCTACCAGATGACGGACGGCGGCCGGGACGCTTTTCGCCGGCAACTTGACGGCCAACTGTCCGATTTTCGGTGTGCCATCCACATGTCCGCCAAGGTGCAACTCGTAATGCGGCGCCGTATGCTCACCAAGACGTTTGCCGACGCCGTGCAGCCCAATGGTGGCGATATGGTGCTGGGCGCACGAATTGTGACAACCGCTGATCTTGACGCTCACATCCCGGAGGTCCTCAGGCACTTGGCCGGCGGGAAACACTTCGGCCAACGCACGGGCCATCCCCTTTGACGATGTGATACCCAATCCGCACGTATCGGTTCCGGGACAGGCAATGATGTCTTCGACCAGTTCGGCACCAGGATCACCGAGACTATGGGCCACGAGCTCGTCATGAAAGGCTTCCAAGCGGGATTCAGGAATCCAGCGGATCACCATGTTCTGATTAATGGTGGTGCGGATGTTTCCATTGGAGTACCGCTCAGCCAAATCAGCCACCACCCACATCTGGGCGGCCGTGAGATCACCCATAGGCAGCTTGATGGCTGCGGTCGCGAACCCGGCCTGACGTTGCGGTACCACATTGGTCCGCTTCCAAGCCTGGAAGGCGGTCTCCTGCCCACTGAACGAGCCTCCTGCAGAGGCATGTCCGTTCCCGTTGCCATTCCCATTGCCGTTCCCGCCGGACGCGACAGACGCCTTGGTCGGCATGATCAATGGCGGGGCGTCGGCGTATTCTAATAACGTGATCGGCTCGTGGGTCGGCACCGCGTACCCCATGGCCGCGTAGGCCGCTTCCCACCGACGTTTGAACTCATCGAAGCCGAGTTTCTCGATCACGAACTTCATCCGGGCTTTGTTGCGATTTTTCCTGTTGCCCAGGGTGTCAAACACCTTGATGACCGCCTCGATGCTCGGCAGCAATTCCTCCATCGGCGTAAATTCTCTGAGGACCTGCGCCATCCGCGGTGTCGAGCCTAACCCCCCACCGGCGACCATTCGAAATCCGATGGTCCCGTCCGCCCGCTTGGCCGCGAGCAGGCCGATATCGTGAATGGGCGTGAGTGCGCAATCCTGACGGCAGCCGGAGAGGGCGATCTTGAACTTCCTCGGCAGGCTCTGATTCAGCGGATTGCGCAGCAGGTGGTAGGCCACCGTCTTCGCATACGGCGTGACGTCGAACACCTCCCCCTGACACACGCCCGCCAAGTGACAGGCGGTGACATTGCGGACCGTGTTGGCGCAGGCCTCACGCGTCGTCAAACCCACGGCGGCCAGCAACCGCATCATCTCCGGCACGTGCTTGAGCTCCACGAAATGCAGCTGGATATCCTGCCGCGTGGTCACGTGGCCCACACCGGTGGCGAACTGGTCGGCCAATTCGGCAACCCGCCGCACCTGATTGGCCGTCAGGCCGCCGAACGGAATCTTGATTCGGAACATCTGCACGCCCGGCTGGCGCTGACCATAAATGCCATACTGCAGCCGGAACGGCTTAAAGATGTCGGTCGAAAGATCCCCCGCAAGGACGCGATGGGCTTCCGCTTCGAATGTCTCGATCTCCTCCACGATGTGAGGAGGAATGGGCTCTGTCTTGACGGCCGGGCGGAGGGCCACTGTATGAGAACTCGTCATAACGACCTCGTCTGTTGGGTGGTCATGCCTCTACGCATGACTCTGTATGGTTCAGATGTGATACATCAACGTATGCTGTGCATCGAGGGCTCGTTGTCGCATGGCCAACTCCTCGACCGTGACTTCCGACAAGACACTCAGTTCCGCCCGTTTCACACGATCCCACATGTGCGCTAGCAGCGCCTCTTGCTTCGCGGCTCGCGCCGATGTGCTTTTAGGACCGGCCTCCCCGTTTCCCGAAAGAAGGGGACCTTCTAACGCATCCAGAATGTCCGCGACGGACAACTCGGACGGCTTGCGACTCAAGACATACCCGCCTTGCGCCCCGCGTTGACTCGTCACCACGCCAGCCTTCTTCATCGCATGCAGCACCTGTTCGAGGAACCGAGCCGGGATCGCTTGACGCTTGGCGATGGACTTCGCACACACCGGCTGTTCGGCGTCGTGCAACGCAAGGTCTACGGCGGCAATGATCCCGTAGGTAGCTCGAAGGCTCACTTTCATTTGCGACTATTCCGATAGGGATTCGTACATCTCTATACCTGCCCCGTGCCAGCTCTGTCAAGCATGGCTGCGCCGGACTCACGAACAATTTCCCTTGTGCTTCACTCTCCAAAAGGACGTTTGATGCCCCTACTGAACGAACCTCGCGCAATACGCAGACCGCCCCTCAACAACCATCCGCACAGAGGCAATTCAACTCGCCAGGCCAGCATGCGCACAGCCTGTCCCCTTCATGATTTCCACGCATTTTTCGTGATTGACATCATGTGGGGCCTGCGCAATAATCCCGCCCTCTTCTTCCTCGGTACCGTTCATGACGCAGCGTTCATCAACATTCAACATTCTGCTCTTCAGCGCGGACGGCGAAGTCCAGGCACACTACAAAGACCTGTTCGGCGAGCCATCGATCACGATCGGCCGAGAAGGGTTGACGCTGCCAAAAGACTTCGCGAAACGTGGATACGACGCCGTGATCGTCGAGTCTAAAACAATCACTTCTCCAGATGTTGCCAAGCTCATAGCAGGCATCGATCCAGCACACACACTGTTGATTGTCGGATCTCGAACCGTACTCAAACAGGCCGCGTCGTCACTGCAAGCCGCCAAGCCTCCGAAGGCAGAGGTCCCTCTATCCAATGGAAAAGGCCAATCCTTGTGCTTGGATACCTACCTGGAGCACAAGGTCGGAGATTTCGTCAAAGGCATGCGGAATGGCTCGGGGAAAAATCTTCATCCGATGTTGATCGCCGCAGTGGAGCGTCCATTGATTCTCCTGACTCTACGGGAAACCAAGGGCAACCAGATCCAAGCCGCAGAGTTGCTCGGGCTGAACCGCAACACGCTGAGAAAGAAAATTCTCGATCTGGATATTCCAGTCAAACGAGCCAGAGCAAGCTAGGTTCGTACGGGCACAGCCCATCAGCACTTCACTCGGAACCCAAACCCGTCAGTCCGTTCATCACATCAGATCTACCGGTTGCCAACCACTCATGGAGGCATGCAATGACCAAGGAAGAATTGATCGCGAAAATGGCCAGCAGCGCGGGCATTACCAAGGTCGCGGCAACAGTGGCGCTCGAAGCCTTTACCGGCGCCGTCACCACGTCGCTCAAGAAGGGTAAGCGCGTGACATTGGTCAATTTCGGCACCTTTACCATTTCCAAACGGAAGGCCAGAATGGGCCGCAACCCGCGAACCGGCGAATCCCTCAAAATCCCTGCGGCCCGGATTCCGAAATTTTCGGCAGGCAAGGAGCTCAAGGCAGCGGTCAAATAACTCGCCGCCGGCTCAAGCAACCAGGAACACCAGGAAAGACAGCCGTTCCGTGACAACACCACGGACAAAAGCCTGTTTTCCCCATGCGTTTCCTTGACACCTTTGGCAAGGCTGTATTAGCATCGCCGTTCGATAGGCGCGTAGCTCAGGGGGAGAGCGCTACCTTGACACGGTAGAGGTCGACGGTTCAAGACCGTCCGCGCCTACCATTTTATTGTGTGTGCGATACGTTTGTGATCCGACTGCCGGAAGCAGGGCGGTCGGCACGATGTCGTATTTTTTGGCGGGATTGACCGGAGTGGCCTCACAGTTCATTCAGATTACCCTTCCTGACGGAACTCGAAAACAAGTACCAGCAGGATGCACTGTCCGCGATGCAGTCACGCCGGACGGGAAACGCCTCGACCAGAAGATCCTGGCAGCCAAGGTCAACGGGATGCCGGTGGATTTGTTCTACCCATTGGACCAAGACGCCACCGTTGAACTCCTGACATTCGAGTCGACGGAAGGCCGCGAAGTCTATCGCCACAGCAGCACCCACATCATGGCCCAAGCCGTGAAAGAAGTGTTTCCAACGGCGCAACTCACGATCGGCCCCGCGCTCGAAGACGGGTTTTATTACGACTTCGCGTTCGACCGGCCCTTCACCCCCGAAGATCTGGAGAAGATTGAAGCCCGCGCCGTGGAAATCACGAAGCGAGGTCTGACCGTCAGTCGCAGCGAACTGTCGAAACAGGACGCCATCCAGTTTTTTCAGGACCGAGGCGAACAGTACAAAGTTGAATTGATCAACAGCTTCGATGACGCGGCTCCCATCTCTCTCTATCGTCAGGGTGAATTCGTCGACCTCTGCCGCGGTCCGCACCTTCCGACCACCGGCCATGTCGGCGCCTTCAAGCTGCTGTCGACCGGCGGCGCCTATTGGCGAGGGGACGAACGCAACCCCATGTTGCAACGTATCTACGGAACGTCCTTTCCCACGAAGAAGGAACTCGATGCACATCTCGCGAAACTTGAGGAGATCAAGCGTCGTGACCATCGAAAACTCGGCAAGGAACTCGACCTGATCACCATTCAAGACGAAATCGGCCCCGGCTTGGTGCTCTGGCACCCCAAGGGTGCGCTGATCCGGTTGCTCATCGAAAACTTCTGGCGTGAACAGCACATCAAAGACGGGTACGACCTGGTCTATTCGCCCCATGTCGCCCGGCTGGATCTGTGGAAGACCAGCGGCCACGTCGATTACTACCGCGAGAACATGTTTGCCGCCATGAAGCTGGAGGGCAGCGAGTATCAGCTCAAGCCAATGAATTGCCCCTTCCATATCATGATCTATAAGTCTCACTTGCGGAGCTATCGGGATCTGCCGATTCGATACGGAGAATTAG
The sequence above is drawn from the Nitrospira defluvii genome and encodes:
- a CDS encoding sulfurtransferase TusA family protein, whose product is MTSSHTVALRPAVKTEPIPPHIVEEIETFEAEAHRVLAGDLSTDIFKPFRLQYGIYGQRQPGVQMFRIKIPFGGLTANQVRRVAELADQFATGVGHVTTRQDIQLHFVELKHVPEMMRLLAAVGLTTREACANTVRNVTACHLAGVCQGEVFDVTPYAKTVAYHLLRNPLNQSLPRKFKIALSGCRQDCALTPIHDIGLLAAKRADGTIGFRMVAGGGLGSTPRMAQVLREFTPMEELLPSIEAVIKVFDTLGNRKNRNKARMKFVIEKLGFDEFKRRWEAAYAAMGYAVPTHEPITLLEYADAPPLIMPTKASVASGGNGNGNGNGNGHASAGGSFSGQETAFQAWKRTNVVPQRQAGFATAAIKLPMGDLTAAQMWVVADLAERYSNGNIRTTINQNMVIRWIPESRLEAFHDELVAHSLGDPGAELVEDIIACPGTDTCGLGITSSKGMARALAEVFPAGQVPEDLRDVSVKISGCHNSCAQHHIATIGLHGVGKRLGEHTAPHYELHLGGHVDGTPKIGQLAVKLPAKSVPAAVRHLVDVYRRDRTTGESLQSFIGRVGKHVLKDELIPYTFVPPYEQDPTYYYDWEGEAEFVLEDLGPGECAGGALEMIDDRMLEADQELYQAKLLVEKHQYALSVNKSYRAVLAAAKGLLVTEGLDPATDADTFQEFDQRLASKGIVPTSYANLGAQVGDLGSKDATAEEATEKMAFAKRFLAVCRAATEQMGKDLKLAQVKEEVLPTPTPSAAPAASVSTAPVYDLRGVACPMNYVKTKLKLEMMDNGERLEVWLDAGEPIRNVPMSLRNDGHKILEEGPLEPEATHFKILVEKVEE
- a CDS encoding GTP-binding protein — translated: MTQHDQGKPQESLNIVIVGHVDHGKSTLVGRLYADTGSLPEGKLEKVQAICRQQGKEFEYAFLFDAFLEEQEQGITIDTARTFFIWNERQYIIIDAPGHKEFLKNMISGAARAEAALLLIDAVEGVREQSKKHGYLLSLLGVTQFAVVVNKMDLVGYRQDVFDGIEKEYREFLGQFRAVPQQMIPVSAKMGDNIAVRSRHMNWYQGPTVLDTLALFKKEQVRSEQPLRFPLQDVYKFDARRILAGRITAGRLKVGDHLVFSPSNKTAIVQSIEGFNVDPPTSEAQAGQSVGITLDEQIFVERGEIASHRDSVPLVSTAIRVNLFWMGRRPLEKGRKYTLRLATREVACEVATIHRIIDTADLAQLQESQSVAKNQVAELTLRVKSPIAFDLSSSFEATGRFVLVDEYDISGGGIITELVHDEQEGLREEARQREYAWLTGDVRSEDRALQYGHRAAIVLFTGSAQTGKTFLARRVEALLVADSRHAYLLEGENLLQGLDADLSAADPSFASERVRRYGEVARLLIDTGLIVVSTSKTFGINYQRMAEMIRTLVQPAPVIAVHMSRAGEEPPPNTDLHFAGPQDFDAAARQIIEELKRRGVLIQPSGTRSTIQYSI
- the thrS gene encoding threonine--tRNA ligase, translated to MSYFLAGLTGVASQFIQITLPDGTRKQVPAGCTVRDAVTPDGKRLDQKILAAKVNGMPVDLFYPLDQDATVELLTFESTEGREVYRHSSTHIMAQAVKEVFPTAQLTIGPALEDGFYYDFAFDRPFTPEDLEKIEARAVEITKRGLTVSRSELSKQDAIQFFQDRGEQYKVELINSFDDAAPISLYRQGEFVDLCRGPHLPTTGHVGAFKLLSTGGAYWRGDERNPMLQRIYGTSFPTKKELDAHLAKLEEIKRRDHRKLGKELDLITIQDEIGPGLVLWHPKGALIRLLIENFWREQHIKDGYDLVYSPHVARLDLWKTSGHVDYYRENMFAAMKLEGSEYQLKPMNCPFHIMIYKSHLRSYRDLPIRYGELGTVYRYERTGVLHGLLRVRGFTQDDAHLFCRPDQIEAEVSRVLDFTFFVLGTFGFHEFEIYLSTRPEKSVGSDDNWAIATNALEAALKSRHVAYQVDPGEGVFYGPKIDIKIKDVLGRSWQCSTVQVDFNNPERFKLAYTGEDGKHHQPIMIHRALMGSIERFFGILIEHFAGAFPTWLAPVQAVVLTITDNQQEFAAKIVSTLKGHGFRVEADLRNEKIGFKIREAEKLKIPYMLVVGDKEVQSGMVAVRGRSGTNHGSMPIEQFLELIRTDTNQTLRGTATLSQTR
- a CDS encoding HU family DNA-binding protein, with amino-acid sequence MTKEELIAKMASSAGITKVAATVALEAFTGAVTTSLKKGKRVTLVNFGTFTISKRKARMGRNPRTGESLKIPAARIPKFSAGKELKAAVK
- a CDS encoding phosphoadenylyl-sulfate reductase; the encoded protein is MKTGQSVVNRPADDELKSLSDSFEAKQPWEVLEYALKVYRQRIVLACSFGAEDVALVDMVHRIDPETPLFYLDTDFLFPETLEVRDRIIARYGLKPAQVIQMKPLLTPEQQGAQHGDALWASKPDQCCEIRKIEPLTRVLAQYGAWITGIRRDQAPTRANAGLIEWDKKFNLIKINPLARWTSEQVWMYLQLHEVPYNRLHDRNYPSIGCTHCTAPVLPGDDPRSGRWKNFGKTECGLHK
- a CDS encoding RrF2 family transcriptional regulator: MKVSLRATYGIIAAVDLALHDAEQPVCAKSIAKRQAIPARFLEQVLHAMKKAGVVTSQRGAQGGYVLSRKPSELSVADILDALEGPLLSGNGEAGPKSTSARAAKQEALLAHMWDRVKRAELSVLSEVTVEELAMRQRALDAQHTLMYHI
- the cysD gene encoding sulfate adenylyltransferase subunit CysD, translating into MKHLRQLEDQSVYILREAYKHFNHLAMLWSMGKDSTVLLWLARKAFFGHVPFPLLHVDTSYKIPAMIEYRDRIAREWRLNLVVGQNKEALAAGMNHTLGRDVCCTALKTTAMKNLVEEKGYTGIILGVRADEDSTRAKERYFSPRDKHGDWDFRDQPPELWDQFKTTFPPGTHIRIHPLLDWTEINIWEYIKHENIPFMDLYLDRGDGTRYRSLGCAPCTTPIKSTAKTVDEIIVELRKSTVAERAGRAQDAGRGMEMLRKKGYM
- a CDS encoding anthranilate phosphoribosyltransferase; this encodes MQHLLAKVAKGPKTSKDLTWEEAKQAMRLMIEGTATPAQVGAFLTAMRFKSESVTELAAFTATARQYVPPVPVRAGLGVVDVPVYAGKRETFHAIVPAAIVAAAAGAVLLLHGVDGPPDRQGVSSVLKLLGIPVDLTAKLVGPELERTGVAYLDLALYHPPVSRFLEMRQELGVRNFFHPVARMLNPARAASQVIGLSHPPYFEKTVEALRMLSCPRALVIRGVEGDPELSIGNTTRLLELKGERITPFIFQPKDAGLTMATFREMAGFPAEQREREADLIKRLMANEIQGGQRDWVLLNAAMLLYAAGKGTSIAGNLATARHALESGQAKAKLAALSVGAGTAPKVGMSAQ